Proteins found in one Salvia splendens isolate huo1 chromosome 10, SspV2, whole genome shotgun sequence genomic segment:
- the LOC121751440 gene encoding tripeptidyl-peptidase 2-like, giving the protein METNRDQLAEALYQKGLALAEIESAKGEKVVETENDAKAATDSSSKLDLFEENFKELQKWVHVKSTRYGTLYIIRERRKLKVLSDMIQEDGQPPKKKFYDLKLSLLEQIGWDHLVSYEKQWMNVLFPASLPLF; this is encoded by the exons atggaAACGAACCGCGACCAATTAGCAGAGGCCTTGTATCAGAAAGGCTTGGCTTTAGCAGAGATTGAATCAGCAAAG GGTGAGAAAGTTGTGGAGACGGAGAATGATGCTAAAGCTGCAACAGACTCCAGCAGTAAGTTGGATCTGTTTGAGGAGAATTTCAAAGAACTCCAAAAATGGGTACATGTGAAATCCACTCGATACGGAACCCTTTATATCATACGTGAGAGACGTAAACTAAAG GTTCTAAGTGACATGATCCAAGAGGATGGCCAGCCTCCTAAGAAGAAGTTTTATGACCTGAAGCTTTCGCTGTTGGAACAAATCGGATGGGACCATCTGGTGTCGTACGAGAAGCAATGGATGAACGTTCTATTCCCTGCGAGTCTACCTCTTTTCTGA